In the Sphingomonas insulae genome, one interval contains:
- a CDS encoding helix-turn-helix domain-containing protein produces the protein MAVITVGAASLQALGVLRPGRKARSGATHCTGAPVLRDSVEAGTFEEVFFAAPAKGETDTILRAARRARDAGRRLRRDVRVEGRSLTGLEGQLAALTDGAVRVLEEILTLARLNAGRVYPTYDYLAEATSLGRATVARALHVLDAIGFIVRQRRFKRVEAQGPGPRYEQTSNVYRACLPAGILRYLPRWMRPAPLPDDMLQREADRIEDTRAMLAGLGCRDLARAVIVDGPLAKVLAKFGAVIDEREREYHDDPQPLTDSSHSLPKRVGLAGQHSLA, from the coding sequence ATGGCGGTGATAACGGTTGGAGCAGCCTCGCTCCAGGCGCTCGGGGTCCTGCGCCCGGGACGAAAGGCACGGTCCGGGGCGACGCATTGCACCGGCGCGCCGGTGTTGCGCGACAGTGTCGAGGCGGGGACGTTCGAGGAGGTCTTCTTCGCGGCCCCGGCCAAGGGGGAAACCGACACCATCCTGCGTGCCGCACGCCGCGCGCGCGACGCCGGCAGGCGGTTGCGGCGCGATGTGCGGGTCGAGGGGCGATCCCTGACAGGTCTGGAAGGACAGCTGGCAGCGCTGACCGATGGTGCGGTCCGCGTGCTGGAGGAGATCCTGACGCTCGCCCGGCTCAATGCCGGACGCGTCTACCCGACCTACGACTATCTCGCCGAGGCGACGAGCCTGGGGCGTGCGACCGTCGCACGCGCGCTCCATGTCCTGGACGCCATCGGCTTCATCGTCCGGCAACGCCGGTTCAAGCGGGTCGAGGCGCAGGGCCCCGGGCCACGTTACGAGCAGACGTCGAACGTCTATCGCGCCTGTCTCCCCGCCGGCATCCTGCGCTATCTGCCGCGCTGGATGCGCCCGGCGCCGCTGCCCGACGACATGCTCCAGCGCGAGGCTGACCGGATCGAGGACACCCGGGCGATGCTGGCGGGGCTCGGCTGTCGCGACCTTGCCCGCGCGGTGATCGTCGACGGCCCGCTCGCAAAGGTGCTCGCCAAATTCGGGGCTGTCATAGACGAGCGTGAACGCGAGTATCATGATGATCCGCAACCGCTCACGGATTCCTCTCATTCGCTGCCCAAAAGAGTTGGCCTAGCCGGCCAACACTCCCTCGCCTGA
- a CDS encoding serine hydrolase, producing MSFTPLIRRAGLVASVTAPVIALAACVPAGPHAPRPAPPPITVQTAPPARPSAPVRPQPPAQLLNAVQALGAGFAGDVGIAVRDIDEGWSVAWAGDTPRPQQSVSKLWVAIAVMDAIDRGRMSLTDPVTVRRSDLTVFHQPIRALVGPDGYRTTVGDLLRGAMTRSDNTCNDVLLWRVGGPEAIRRMLAAKRIAGVTFGPGERELQARTAGLTWRPEWAGGWGFLQARAAMTHAARARALDRYLAAPIDGASANGVTLGLSLLAQGKLLSARSTASLLALMRSSRTGPLRLKSGLRPGWTLAHKTGTGQDLGALSTGYNDVGLLVAPNGHRYAVAVMIASTRVAIGTRMRLMGNVTRAIVAAAD from the coding sequence TTGTCATTCACACCGCTGATCCGGCGGGCGGGGCTTGTTGCGTCCGTCACCGCGCCCGTCATCGCCCTTGCCGCCTGCGTTCCGGCCGGTCCTCACGCCCCACGCCCTGCGCCTCCACCGATCACCGTGCAGACCGCACCGCCCGCGCGGCCTTCGGCACCGGTCCGTCCGCAACCACCGGCGCAACTGCTCAATGCGGTGCAGGCGCTGGGGGCGGGGTTTGCCGGCGATGTCGGGATCGCGGTGCGGGATATCGACGAGGGCTGGAGCGTCGCCTGGGCCGGCGACACGCCACGACCGCAGCAGAGCGTCAGCAAATTGTGGGTCGCCATCGCGGTCATGGATGCGATCGACCGGGGGCGGATGTCGCTCACCGATCCGGTCACCGTGCGCCGGTCGGACCTCACCGTCTTCCACCAGCCGATCCGCGCGCTGGTGGGTCCGGACGGCTATCGCACCACGGTCGGCGACCTGCTGCGCGGTGCGATGACGCGCAGCGACAACACCTGCAACGACGTGCTGCTCTGGCGGGTCGGGGGGCCGGAGGCGATCCGCCGCATGCTTGCGGCAAAGCGCATCGCCGGCGTCACCTTCGGTCCCGGCGAGCGCGAATTGCAGGCCCGCACCGCAGGGCTGACTTGGCGGCCGGAATGGGCCGGGGGCTGGGGCTTCCTCCAGGCGCGCGCGGCGATGACCCATGCCGCGCGGGCCAGGGCGCTCGACCGCTATCTCGCCGCGCCGATCGACGGCGCGTCCGCCAATGGCGTGACGCTGGGCCTGTCGCTGCTTGCACAGGGCAAATTGCTGAGCGCGCGTTCGACCGCGTCGCTGCTGGCACTGATGCGATCGAGCAGGACCGGGCCGCTGCGGCTGAAATCGGGGCTGCGGCCGGGATGGACGCTCGCGCACAAGACCGGCACCGGCCAGGACCTCGGCGCGCTCTCCACCGGCTATAACGATGTCGGCCTGCTCGTCGCGCCGAACGGCCATCGCTATGCCGTGGCGGTAATGATCGCGAGCACCCGCGTCGCCATCGGCACCCGCATGCGGCTGATGGGCAACGTCACCCGTGCGATCGTCGCCGCGGCGGATTAG
- a CDS encoding antitoxin Xre/MbcA/ParS toxin-binding domain-containing protein: MATQSASIEALLGVAAGRPASLLALAYSIEGGLPVAALDRLADSVAPDDPRFKFRLIPKATLERRRKSLSQRLTSEEGDRLARLAKVFSFALDIYRVPERAREFLGRPHPMLDGKPPLDVALGSGPGADLVINLLGRAAYGGGA; the protein is encoded by the coding sequence ATGGCGACACAATCGGCATCGATCGAGGCGCTGCTGGGCGTTGCAGCCGGCCGCCCTGCGTCGCTGCTGGCGCTGGCCTATTCGATCGAGGGCGGCCTGCCGGTCGCCGCGCTCGATCGGCTTGCCGACAGCGTCGCGCCCGACGATCCGCGCTTCAAATTCCGGCTGATCCCCAAGGCGACGCTGGAGCGCCGGCGCAAGTCGTTGTCGCAGCGGCTGACCAGCGAAGAGGGCGACCGGCTGGCGCGGCTCGCCAAGGTGTTCAGCTTCGCGCTGGATATCTATCGGGTGCCGGAAAGGGCGCGTGAGTTCCTCGGTCGGCCGCATCCGATGCTCGACGGCAAGCCGCCGCTCGACGTGGCGCTGGGCAGCGGGCCGGGGGCGGACCTCGTCATCAACCTGTTGGGACGGGCGGCCTACGGCGGGGGCGCATGA
- a CDS encoding TIGR02594 family protein translates to MAKDPAWLSAARARLGTREAPGAANSPTILGWAKRLGTRVLGMIYNADSVPWCGVFVAFCLAEDDIAAAPIAVRAVSWANWGQLLRPERLAPGAVLVFERTGGGHVGFYVGEDAAAYHVLGGNQGDAVTIARIAKSRCIARRWPPGRPVIGKPVQIAAKGTPISRNEA, encoded by the coding sequence GTGGCGAAGGATCCGGCCTGGCTAAGCGCGGCGCGCGCGCGGCTCGGCACGCGCGAGGCGCCCGGTGCGGCGAACAGCCCGACGATCCTCGGCTGGGCGAAGCGGCTCGGCACGCGCGTGCTCGGCATGATCTACAATGCCGACAGCGTACCGTGGTGCGGCGTGTTCGTCGCATTTTGTCTGGCGGAGGATGACATCGCGGCCGCGCCGATCGCGGTGCGCGCCGTGTCCTGGGCGAACTGGGGCCAGCTGCTCCGTCCCGAACGGCTGGCACCCGGCGCGGTGCTGGTGTTCGAGCGTACGGGTGGCGGCCATGTCGGCTTCTACGTCGGCGAAGATGCCGCGGCCTATCACGTGCTCGGCGGCAACCAGGGCGATGCGGTCACCATCGCCCGGATTGCCAAGAGCCGTTGCATCGCCCGCCGCTGGCCGCCGGGCCGCCCGGTGATCGGCAAACCGGTGCAGATCGCCGCCAAGGGGACGCCGATCTCCCGCAACGAGGCGTGA
- a CDS encoding TorF family putative porin has translation MKILWVAAGVAVAVLPSAAQAQSADTAPPSAVTVSGSAAIVTDYRFRGVSQSDRQMAVQGGITIAHRSGVYGGVWASNLAGWGTFGGANMELDLIGGYKAKLADNATLDVGLTWYMYPGGAAKTDFAEPYVKLTGTAGPATLTAGAAYAPKQQAIGRWYDSGAAAQAGVYDHPGAKDDNFYLWGDGAVAVAGTPFTARAHVGHSRGQGGLGPNATAVAPTGAYWDWSLGADATWRNLTLNLSYVDTDISDRDAAYLRPSFSKGQDGTGNIAGSAMVASVTAAF, from the coding sequence ATGAAGATTCTGTGGGTCGCGGCCGGCGTGGCGGTGGCGGTGCTGCCGTCCGCCGCACAGGCGCAATCGGCCGATACCGCGCCGCCATCCGCGGTCACCGTCAGCGGATCGGCCGCCATCGTCACCGACTATCGCTTCCGCGGCGTGTCGCAGTCGGACCGGCAGATGGCGGTGCAGGGCGGGATCACGATCGCGCATCGCAGCGGCGTCTATGGCGGCGTATGGGCGTCGAACCTCGCCGGCTGGGGGACGTTCGGGGGCGCCAACATGGAGCTCGACCTGATCGGCGGCTACAAGGCGAAGCTCGCCGATAACGCGACGCTCGACGTCGGCCTGACCTGGTACATGTATCCGGGCGGCGCGGCGAAGACCGACTTCGCCGAACCCTATGTCAAGCTCACCGGTACCGCCGGCCCCGCCACGCTGACCGCCGGCGCCGCCTATGCGCCGAAACAGCAGGCGATCGGCCGATGGTACGACAGCGGCGCCGCGGCGCAGGCCGGCGTCTACGACCATCCCGGCGCCAAGGACGACAATTTCTATCTGTGGGGCGACGGCGCGGTTGCGGTAGCGGGAACGCCGTTCACCGCCAGGGCGCATGTCGGCCATAGCCGGGGGCAGGGCGGCCTCGGCCCCAACGCCACCGCGGTCGCGCCGACCGGCGCCTATTGGGACTGGTCGCTGGGTGCCGACGCCACGTGGCGCAACCTGACGCTCAACCTCAGCTACGTCGACACCGACATCTCGGATCGCGACGCCGCCTATCTGCGCCCCAGCTTCAGCAAGGGGCAGGACGGCACCGGCAATATCGCCGGCAGCGCCATGGTCGCCTCGGTGACCGCGGCCTTTTGA
- a CDS encoding replication initiator protein A: MDSPLYGDVQGERTVAEFPFFSLSKKAQMTPMVFESGDARIEINPSKTGVATIYDKEILLYIASLMADRMEAGDVVDRVWSFTANDLFRVTGTNASARSYSSLKASLNRLQGTQIITNIETGGEGSDSAFSWLLKADIKYVKLPSGERRVKRIEVMVCDWLHRAILTDRRIAAYHLDFFKLAPIERRLYELAKFNCGDSGGFEVDLNVLAERVGCASDKRGLEYFKKQLRDVAEQDSLPEYVVTLAEEKIPSPRGGRPRIKTVVSLRARQDLSEQALPSPD; encoded by the coding sequence TTGGATAGCCCCCTGTACGGGGACGTCCAGGGCGAGCGCACGGTTGCCGAATTCCCCTTCTTCTCGCTGTCGAAGAAGGCGCAGATGACGCCGATGGTCTTCGAAAGCGGCGATGCCCGGATCGAGATCAATCCCAGCAAGACCGGCGTGGCGACGATCTACGACAAGGAAATCCTGCTCTATATCGCCAGCCTGATGGCGGACCGCATGGAGGCAGGCGACGTCGTCGATCGCGTCTGGAGCTTCACTGCCAACGATCTGTTCCGCGTCACCGGTACCAATGCGTCGGCGCGCTCCTACAGTTCGCTGAAGGCGTCGCTGAACCGGCTGCAGGGCACGCAGATCATCACCAACATCGAAACGGGCGGCGAAGGGTCCGATAGCGCCTTTTCGTGGCTGCTGAAGGCCGACATCAAATATGTGAAGCTTCCCAGCGGCGAACGCCGGGTCAAGCGGATCGAGGTGATGGTGTGCGACTGGCTGCACCGCGCCATCCTGACCGATCGCCGCATCGCCGCCTATCACCTCGACTTCTTCAAGCTCGCGCCGATCGAACGCCGATTGTACGAGCTCGCCAAGTTCAACTGCGGCGACAGCGGCGGTTTCGAGGTCGATCTCAACGTGTTGGCGGAACGCGTCGGCTGCGCTTCGGACAAGCGCGGCCTCGAATATTTCAAGAAGCAGCTGCGGGATGTCGCCGAGCAGGATTCGCTGCCCGAATATGTCGTGACGCTGGCCGAAGAGAAGATCCCCTCGCCGCGCGGAGGCCGTCCACGGATCAAGACCGTCGTCTCGCTCAGGGCACGGCAGGATCTATCGGAACAGGCGCTGCCCAGCCCCGACTGA
- a CDS encoding response regulator produces MPHVLIIEDSYLFGQFVSDAAVLAGAASVEVVDTQAAAEAAASRRTPNIIIADVKLRHGSGVKAVEHIVAGERDIPVLYVTGYPEHLSGCPTDATIVEKPVSHDALRLTIGQLIADRRTRSSSLH; encoded by the coding sequence ATGCCCCATGTGCTGATTATCGAGGATTCCTATCTGTTCGGCCAGTTCGTGTCCGACGCGGCCGTGCTGGCGGGTGCGGCCAGCGTCGAGGTGGTCGATACGCAGGCGGCCGCGGAGGCGGCGGCCAGCAGGCGCACGCCGAACATCATCATCGCCGATGTAAAGCTGCGCCACGGCTCGGGCGTCAAGGCGGTCGAGCATATCGTTGCGGGAGAACGCGACATCCCGGTGCTCTACGTTACCGGCTATCCCGAACATCTCAGCGGCTGCCCGACCGATGCGACGATCGTCGAAAAGCCGGTGTCGCATGACGCCTTGCGGCTGACGATCGGCCAGCTGATCGCCGACCGGCGGACGCGGTCGTCATCCCTTCACTGA
- a CDS encoding HIRAN domain-containing protein — protein MQELTLAVVGIDFANADGSNRRSEALMTLPGEPVELVPEPKNRHDGNAIAVIGPRGVQIGYLNAERAPYIGGRMSRGEEVAAIFQGIDGAAAFVRVRFGGGTPTLPLQSQCRSPSLPAPPRPPRASGPYDPHAFYPDEDGPEWGA, from the coding sequence ATGCAGGAACTGACCCTGGCCGTCGTCGGCATCGACTTTGCCAATGCGGACGGCAGCAACCGCCGGTCGGAGGCGCTGATGACGCTGCCCGGCGAACCGGTCGAACTGGTGCCGGAACCGAAGAACAGGCATGACGGCAATGCCATCGCGGTGATCGGTCCGCGCGGTGTGCAGATCGGCTATCTCAACGCCGAACGCGCGCCCTATATCGGCGGACGGATGAGCCGCGGCGAAGAGGTGGCGGCGATCTTTCAGGGGATCGACGGCGCGGCCGCGTTCGTCCGGGTCCGCTTCGGGGGCGGCACGCCCACCCTGCCCCTGCAATCCCAATGCCGATCCCCGTCACTGCCAGCCCCGCCCCGACCGCCACGGGCGTCGGGGCCGTACGACCCGCACGCCTTCTACCCCGACGAGGATGGGCCGGAATGGGGCGCATGA
- a CDS encoding RES family NAD+ phosphorylase has translation MRGGKTDRVLTCFRIGDPDGAHPIYDSEGARLYPGRWNTPASPVIYTSEHYSTAMLEKLVHANSVLPPNQHYIRITIPNGTSYEIFRAPAHPGWDGKDEGICKAFGAAWHEEARTALLLVPSIPARLERNILINPRHPDAGGITWELPEPIWWDERLYG, from the coding sequence ATGAGGGGCGGCAAGACGGATCGCGTCCTCACCTGCTTCCGCATCGGCGACCCCGATGGCGCGCACCCGATCTACGACAGCGAGGGCGCCCGGCTGTATCCCGGCCGCTGGAATACGCCGGCGAGCCCGGTCATCTATACGTCCGAACATTATTCGACCGCGATGCTGGAGAAACTGGTCCACGCCAACAGCGTGCTGCCGCCCAACCAGCATTACATCCGCATCACCATCCCCAACGGCACCAGTTACGAGATATTTCGCGCGCCCGCGCATCCCGGCTGGGACGGCAAGGACGAGGGGATCTGCAAGGCGTTCGGCGCCGCCTGGCATGAGGAGGCGCGCACCGCCCTGCTGCTGGTCCCCTCGATCCCGGCCCGGCTGGAACGCAACATCCTCATCAACCCACGCCACCCGGATGCAGGCGGCATCACCTGGGAACTGCCCGAACCGATCTGGTGGGACGAACGCCTGTACGGTTGA
- a CDS encoding PQQ-dependent sugar dehydrogenase yields the protein MMRTKPVLPIALAMILVACGDDGGDGSPTPTPTVSPTPTPSPTATATPTVTAVNQRVVASFDNPWAMVFLPDGRMLVTEKPGSLQLVTQAGAKTPVANVPRVTYSGQLGLQDVVLDPAFSTNARIWISYAEPATGGQQLAVARATLTTTGTPRLDNVAVIWRATPATTGGQLGARLAFAPDGRTLFISSGERQQGTPAQDLSGTLGKIVRINLDGSAAAGNPFATTASAKPEIWSLGHRNPYGLVFASDGRLFESEMGPAGGDEFNLIEAGKNYGWPRVSEGDNYDGSKIPRHSTNTAYTAPLVSWTPVIAPGGMIQYRGTAFAGWTGDFLLAGLAQQGIVRVRVAGNTASEVARINLGARTREVEEGPNGSLWVLRDGDGGALVELTPR from the coding sequence ATGATGCGGACAAAGCCGGTTCTTCCGATCGCCCTGGCGATGATCCTGGTCGCGTGCGGCGACGATGGCGGCGACGGATCGCCGACCCCGACGCCGACCGTCTCGCCGACACCCACGCCATCGCCCACCGCCACAGCGACACCGACCGTCACCGCGGTGAACCAACGCGTCGTCGCGAGCTTCGACAATCCCTGGGCGATGGTGTTCCTGCCCGATGGGCGCATGCTTGTCACCGAAAAGCCGGGCAGCCTGCAACTGGTGACGCAGGCGGGCGCGAAGACGCCGGTCGCAAACGTGCCGCGCGTCACCTATTCGGGACAATTGGGGTTGCAGGACGTCGTGCTCGATCCCGCCTTTTCGACCAATGCGCGCATCTGGATCAGCTATGCCGAGCCGGCGACCGGCGGCCAGCAGCTCGCCGTCGCCCGCGCGACGCTGACCACGACCGGTACGCCGCGGCTCGATAACGTGGCCGTGATCTGGCGCGCGACACCGGCGACCACCGGCGGCCAGCTCGGCGCACGGCTCGCCTTTGCGCCGGACGGACGGACGCTGTTCATCAGCAGCGGCGAGCGCCAGCAGGGGACGCCGGCACAGGATCTGTCGGGAACGCTGGGCAAGATCGTGCGGATCAACCTCGACGGCAGCGCCGCGGCAGGCAATCCCTTCGCCACCACCGCCAGCGCCAAGCCGGAGATCTGGTCGCTGGGCCATCGCAACCCGTACGGCCTGGTCTTCGCCAGCGACGGGCGATTGTTCGAATCCGAGATGGGGCCGGCGGGCGGCGACGAATTCAACCTGATCGAGGCGGGCAAAAACTACGGCTGGCCGCGCGTGTCGGAGGGCGACAATTACGACGGATCGAAGATCCCGCGGCACAGCACCAACACCGCCTATACCGCGCCGCTGGTCAGCTGGACGCCGGTGATCGCGCCGGGCGGCATGATCCAGTATCGCGGCACGGCGTTTGCGGGGTGGACCGGCGACTTCCTGCTCGCCGGCCTCGCGCAGCAGGGCATCGTCCGCGTCCGCGTGGCGGGCAACACCGCCAGCGAGGTCGCCCGCATCAATCTGGGCGCGCGTACCCGCGAGGTCGAGGAGGGGCCGAACGGCTCGCTCTGGGTGCTGCGCGACGGTGATGGCGGGGCATTGGTGGAACTGACGCCGCGCTGA
- the kdpF gene encoding K(+)-transporting ATPase subunit F, with translation MTLDLWLAALTALGLLVYLVAVLIRPERF, from the coding sequence ATGACCCTCGACCTCTGGCTCGCGGCGCTGACCGCGCTCGGCCTTCTCGTCTATCTGGTGGCGGTTCTGATCCGCCCCGAACGCTTCTGA
- a CDS encoding TonB-dependent receptor — MRRAPSGDRRPLPAGAAAPGPTVSGRVYDATGVALPGARIVVEATGLETTTNLQGEFTIAAPDATGDVVLLIDYLGRPRATRTIAAAERGRDVSFTLPAAGENADGSGTDIVVTGASLLDNTARALNQQRSADNTITVISADAIGRFPDPNIAEALQRAPGVGIERDQGEGRYINVRGAPSEFSAISVDGIQIPSVDPTTRAVDLDTLPSDIVANLEVTKSLLPYQDADSIAGAVNITTRSPFDRKGFALTGMAGASYNQFGKGSDYRGSGAISDTFGADRQFGLLLSGSYSRTHRRPDNVENTWSATPAGLRVTETLFKDYDTKRTRMAGTGAFEWRPSDATRVWVRGTYARFEDDEFRDRIGILWSEGTLQSGSTDRAATYTNTRIEKQVRHRKQINEIWTATVGFEQRLGEGTIRGDVAYSESSQTYPRRDELLFRSSLRPTLSYNFANANLPTYSLFTTNEHLQTGTYAFRENTYRSNTTKNDELTAAIRMDLPANETITLSSGGKYRERHISADEERFRDRRASAAPSQTLAGFLSDEESRNFDYNLGNRIDTGLADAYFDATKAASERRLPQSLTADYTAEEQILGMFGMAKYMKDGTTLIAGLRVETTNFKSQAPVVSRTGVVSMASGKSGYVDFFPNLTLRQAFTPNVILRAALSRAINRPNFPQLAPRVLETTEGNTVRVEFGAPGLDPTLSNNVDAGLEYYIRPLGVISVNGFYKDLTDYRYTVNSTGVYQGLPAIFSRPVNARQGKLYGVEVNWQQQLSFLPGLLGGFGVFANYTYTRGDAQFDAAYAGRSRFALPGQSKHMWNASVFYERGPVNLRVAYTKRSDYLDEINADNPALDLYWEGRGQLDVTGSVQLMKGINLFAEGKNLTNTAGVRYFGERYRVYEYEKFGYTLFGGVRVKL; from the coding sequence ATGCGCCGCGCCCCGTCCGGTGACCGACGCCCCCTCCCCGCCGGGGCGGCGGCACCGGGGCCGACCGTATCGGGGCGCGTCTACGATGCGACCGGCGTCGCGCTGCCGGGCGCGCGCATCGTCGTCGAGGCGACCGGACTGGAAACGACCACCAACCTGCAGGGTGAGTTCACCATCGCCGCGCCCGATGCGACCGGCGATGTCGTGCTACTGATCGATTATCTCGGCCGGCCACGGGCGACGCGGACCATCGCCGCGGCCGAGCGTGGCCGCGACGTGTCGTTCACGCTGCCGGCCGCGGGCGAGAATGCCGATGGTTCGGGGACGGACATCGTCGTCACCGGCGCCTCGCTGCTCGACAACACCGCACGCGCGCTCAACCAGCAGCGTTCGGCGGACAATACGATCACCGTCATCTCGGCGGACGCGATCGGCCGTTTCCCCGATCCCAACATCGCCGAGGCGCTGCAGCGCGCGCCGGGCGTCGGCATCGAGCGCGACCAGGGCGAAGGCCGCTACATCAACGTGCGGGGCGCACCATCGGAATTTAGCGCGATCTCGGTCGACGGTATCCAGATTCCCTCGGTCGACCCCACCACGCGGGCCGTGGACCTCGACACGCTGCCGTCGGACATCGTCGCCAATCTGGAAGTGACCAAGTCGCTGCTGCCCTATCAGGATGCGGATTCGATCGCCGGCGCGGTCAACATCACGACGCGCTCGCCGTTCGATCGCAAGGGCTTCGCGCTGACCGGCATGGCGGGCGCCAGCTACAACCAGTTCGGCAAGGGTAGCGATTATCGCGGCTCGGGTGCGATCAGCGATACCTTCGGTGCCGATCGCCAGTTCGGCCTGCTGCTGTCGGGCAGCTATTCGCGTACCCATCGCCGCCCCGACAATGTCGAGAATACGTGGAGCGCGACACCCGCCGGGCTGCGCGTCACCGAAACCCTGTTCAAGGATTACGACACCAAGCGCACGCGGATGGCCGGCACCGGCGCGTTCGAATGGCGCCCGTCCGATGCGACGCGGGTCTGGGTGCGCGGCACCTATGCCCGGTTTGAGGACGACGAATTCCGCGACCGGATCGGCATCCTGTGGAGCGAGGGGACGTTGCAATCGGGATCGACCGATCGCGCCGCGACCTACACCAACACGCGTATCGAAAAGCAGGTGCGCCACAGGAAGCAGATCAACGAGATCTGGACCGCGACCGTCGGTTTCGAACAGCGACTGGGCGAAGGCACGATCCGCGGCGACGTCGCCTATAGCGAAAGTTCGCAGACCTATCCGCGCCGCGACGAACTGCTGTTCCGCTCGTCGCTGCGGCCGACGCTCTCCTACAATTTCGCCAATGCGAACCTGCCGACCTATTCGCTGTTCACCACCAACGAACACCTCCAGACCGGCACCTATGCGTTCCGCGAGAACACCTATCGGTCGAACACGACGAAGAACGACGAACTGACCGCCGCCATCCGCATGGACCTGCCGGCGAACGAGACGATCACGCTGTCGAGCGGCGGCAAGTATCGCGAACGCCACATCAGCGCCGACGAGGAGCGGTTCCGCGACCGGCGTGCGTCCGCCGCGCCCAGCCAGACGCTCGCCGGCTTCCTGTCGGACGAGGAGTCGCGCAACTTCGACTATAACCTCGGCAATCGCATCGATACCGGGCTCGCCGATGCCTATTTCGACGCGACCAAGGCGGCATCGGAACGCCGCCTGCCGCAGTCACTGACCGCCGACTACACCGCCGAGGAGCAGATCCTCGGCATGTTCGGCATGGCGAAATACATGAAGGACGGCACCACGCTGATCGCCGGCCTGCGCGTCGAGACGACCAACTTCAAAAGCCAGGCGCCGGTCGTGTCGCGCACCGGCGTGGTCAGCATGGCCTCGGGCAAGAGCGGCTATGTCGACTTCTTCCCCAACCTGACGCTACGCCAGGCGTTCACCCCCAATGTGATCCTGCGCGCGGCGCTGAGCCGGGCGATCAACCGCCCGAACTTCCCGCAGCTCGCCCCGCGCGTGCTCGAGACGACCGAGGGCAATACCGTACGCGTCGAATTCGGCGCGCCGGGGCTCGATCCGACGCTGTCGAACAACGTCGACGCGGGCCTCGAATATTACATCCGGCCGCTCGGCGTGATTTCGGTCAACGGCTTCTACAAGGACCTGACCGATTACCGCTACACGGTGAACAGCACCGGCGTGTACCAGGGCCTGCCGGCGATCTTCAGCCGCCCGGTCAACGCGCGCCAGGGCAAGCTGTACGGGGTCGAGGTCAACTGGCAGCAGCAACTGTCATTCCTGCCCGGTCTGCTCGGCGGCTTCGGCGTGTTCGCAAACTACACCTACACCCGCGGCGATGCCCAGTTCGACGCCGCCTACGCCGGGCGCAGTCGCTTCGCGCTGCCCGGCCAGTCGAAGCACATGTGGAACGCCAGCGTCTTCTACGAACGCGGGCCGGTGAACCTGCGCGTCGCCTATACCAAGCGCAGCGATTACCTCGACGAGATCAACGCCGACAACCCCGCGCTCGATCTGTATTGGGAGGGGCGCGGCCAGCTCGACGTCACCGGCAGTGTGCAGCTGATGAAGGGCATCAACCTGTTCGCCGAGGGCAAGAACCTCACCAACACCGCCGGCGTCCGCTATTTTGGTGAGCGCTACCGCGTCTACGAATATGAGAAGTTCGGCTACACGCTGTTCGGCGGTGTGCGGGTGAAGCTGTGA